CCCGAGACGGTCGCCGCCGAGTGGATCTCCGGGACGCGACCGAAGGCGGCGCGCAGCTCGTCGGGCGAGATCGTGCCCTTGCAGTGCACCTCGACGTACGCCTCGGTGGTCCAGCCGATCTGGTGCGGGTCGAGCACGGCCGTGAACCCGCTGATCACACCGTCGTCGACCAGACGGTCCATGCGCCGCTTGACCGCGGGGGCCGAGAGCCCGATCCGCTCCCCGATCGCGGCGTAGCTGGCGCGGCCGTCCTCGAGGAGGCACCCGATGAGCTGGCGGTCGAGATCGTCCATCGCACCAGTGTTGCAAGATTCCGCCGTGAGATCGAGTCCCTTGCAACAAATCGCTGGTCAAAGCGCGGTTTCGGATTCGTTGATGTGGTCCTGCGCTCCCTAGCATGAGTGCATCGCGCAGAGCCGCTGCCTGACCCCACCCCCGGAGGCCTCCTCTTGACCGTTCTCGACACCCGCCCGGGCACCGCGCCGGCGACCATCCGGTCCGCACGCACCCGTCACTACCTGATGTGCGCGCCCGAGCACTTCCAGGTCACCTACGCGATCAACCCGTGGATGGACCCGGCCAACCGGGTGGACGCCGACCGCGCCCGGGTGCAGTGGGAGATCCTGCGCAACACCTACCTCAGCCTGGGCCACCGCGTCGATCTCGTCGACCCGGTCGCCGGCCAGCCCGACATGGTGTTCGCGGCCAACGGCGGGCTCGTCGTCGGCGATCGTGCGTACGGCGCGAAGTTCCGCCACGCCGAGCGCGCCGCCGAGGGCGGGGCGTACGCCGCGTGGCTGACCGGTCGGGGCCTGCAGGTCACGGAGCCGGAACACACCAACGAGGGCGAGGGCGACTTCCTCGCGCTGGGCTCGATGATCCTGGCCGGCACGGGCTTCCGCACCTCCCTGCAGGCGCACATCGAGGCAGCCGACGCCGTGGACCGCCCGGTCGTGTCCCTCGAGCTCGTCGATCCGCGGTTCTACCACCTGGACGTCGCCATCGCGGTGCTC
Above is a genomic segment from Aeromicrobium chenweiae containing:
- a CDS encoding Lrp/AsnC family transcriptional regulator, encoding MDDLDRQLIGCLLEDGRASYAAIGERIGLSAPAVKRRMDRLVDDGVISGFTAVLDPHQIGWTTEAYVEVHCKGTISPDELRAAFGRVPEIHSAATVSGPADAILHIVAKDVRDLERALERVRVETANVDHTETAIVLSRLIERYGPGQTELGPPR
- the ddaH gene encoding dimethylargininase, whose protein sequence is MTVLDTRPGTAPATIRSARTRHYLMCAPEHFQVTYAINPWMDPANRVDADRARVQWEILRNTYLSLGHRVDLVDPVAGQPDMVFAANGGLVVGDRAYGAKFRHAERAAEGGAYAAWLTGRGLQVTEPEHTNEGEGDFLALGSMILAGTGFRTSLQAHIEAADAVDRPVVSLELVDPRFYHLDVAIAVLDDGNGDAPADIAYYPGAFSRHSQRTLRELFPDAILCSPADAAVLGLNAVSDGHHVVLPAEATGLAASLRQRGYTPVPVDLGEFLKSGGSVKCCTMELHR